The genomic interval CAATTTGCTCCAGCATCAACCATGAGGTCGTTCATGGGATTCCCAGTCGGAAGAAGGTAATCCGTCCAGGGGATGTGTTGAAGGTGGATACGGGTGCCTATTTTGAGGGCTTCCACGGTGATTCTTGTATCACGATTCCGGTTGGCAAAGTTACGCCTGAAGCTGCCCGCTTAATTAAAGTGGCGGAGGAAGCCCTCTATAAAGGCATTGAACAGGTGCGGGCAGGGGCTTATTTATTGGATTTGGCAGGGGCCATTGAGGATCATGTCAAGGCTAACGACTATACGGTCGTCGAAGATTTTACTGGGCATGGGGTGGGTCGAAATTTGCATGAAGAACCGTCGGTATTTAACTTCCGTACCCACCAGATGCCTAACGTCAAACTGAAGGCGGGGATGACTCTGGCGATCGAACCCATCGTCAATGCAGGTTCCAAATTCACCCGCACCCTCTACGATCGCTGGACTGCGGTAACGGTGGATAACGCCCTTTCTGCCCAGTTTGAACACACTGTTCTGGTTACAGAAGACGGCTACGAAATCCTTACCGATCGCACCGGGCTATAACGGGCTAGAAACAGTCAATCTTCTGCCCTCTGCCTTCTTCCTAAACCGGATTGCGCGTCCGTTCTTCAATCTCCTCCAGGGTAGAGAGAACCAGTTGCTTTGCCTGGAGCCTCCACCCGCGACGTTGAATGAAAATGGCGATCGCGCCACCTGCGATGGTGGCCAAAAAATCCAGGGGTTGCATGGACGAAATCCCCAACAGCAACCCCAACCCGGCAATTCCCCAAAAAGGCAGTGCCACCGTTTGCCGTTGCTCGCAGAGCAGTTTACTAATGGCATCCGTTGGCATTTCCGCTAACAGTTCTTCCTTAACCTTGCGTTGCTCCGCCAGGGGCACCGACAAACCAATTTTTTGACGCAATTTTTCAATCTTGCGGGCATCGGTGCTGTATTGGGTTAACTCATCCTCAGCCATTAAAATTAATCGTTCAAGTTCAGGCATTGCAAAATTAGTAGGTGATAGGTCGTCAGGTGTCAGGTGATAGGTGTCGGTTAAATTAAGTGAGGGGTGAGGGGCATCATAAAAAAGATGATTACACCAGCGCGATTGATGTAGTCATCCTTTTTGATTTAGTTTACATCGCCAAGGTAAATCAGCTTATCGTCGGTTGTTAGCAGTGCTTGAGCGATGGGGCGAGGATAAAACCGACTGGTTGCGAGTTGATCGAACTCAAGCCATTTCCATCCAATTTGTCCTGGATCAGGATTGGTCGGTGAACTGGAAGTGCGATCGCGCTCTACATCGCACTCAAAAATAATTGAAACTCTATGCTGGTCATCGGCAATGAACTCGCGGACAAAGCGCACCTCTCCCACTGTAATATGCAGCCCGGTTTCCTCCAAAATTTCGCGTCGAACGCAAGTAATTAAGTCTTCTCCATACTGCTGCCCGCCTCCAGGCAAGGTATACCAGATCCCTGCTTCATCTTTGTACTCTATAACCAGAACCGCATTATGCTTAACAATCAGTGCCCGCGCAGAAATCCGGGGAGTTTTCATGCCATTCTTCCCTGTGTTTGAACCACAACAGGGAATAAATACACTCCTTTCCTTACTTTTCCTGGTTTTGAAGGTTGGCGGCAAAGATCCCCGACTTCTTGATTGAGACTTGGGGGATGCAGCGGGGTTTGATACAGAAGTCGGGAATTTGGGGTGGAGTGGCGGCATAGATCCCCGACTTCTTGGGCTGAATGTTGAGTGCGATTGACTAAGTGTGAACAGAAGTCGGGGATCTGATGGGGTGGCGACAAAGATCCCCGACTTCTTAGCTGAAACCCTGGTTAGTAGCTGAATTTAGTGCAGAAGTCGGGGATCTGGTGGTCAAAATCCCTACCTCTGTTGCTTCAACCATTCTTCCACACGAGCCATGCTAACGGCATAGTTTTCAGATCCAATTCCGGTAGTCTGGTCTATGTTGCCTCCTGCAACGTGAACTGCGACAACATAGGGTTGGTCATCAATCCATCCCATGATAGAACTCCCAGAAGCACCGCCTCTCGTGTCACAGTTGTGAATCAGCACTTTGTCGTTTTGTTCATTCAGG from Kovacikia minuta CCNUW1 carries:
- a CDS encoding NUDIX domain-containing protein, producing the protein MKTPRISARALIVKHNAVLVIEYKDEAGIWYTLPGGGQQYGEDLITCVRREILEETGLHITVGEVRFVREFIADDQHRVSIIFECDVERDRTSSSPTNPDPGQIGWKWLEFDQLATSRFYPRPIAQALLTTDDKLIYLGDVN
- the map gene encoding type I methionyl aminopeptidase, which encodes MNFLTQLLSQPALPSLKKSRRGGEIKSPAEIEIMRQAAKIVATVLKEISELVKPGMTTADLDAYAEKRIREMGATPSFKGYHGFPASICSSINHEVVHGIPSRKKVIRPGDVLKVDTGAYFEGFHGDSCITIPVGKVTPEAARLIKVAEEALYKGIEQVRAGAYLLDLAGAIEDHVKANDYTVVEDFTGHGVGRNLHEEPSVFNFRTHQMPNVKLKAGMTLAIEPIVNAGSKFTRTLYDRWTAVTVDNALSAQFEHTVLVTEDGYEILTDRTGL